In Solanum pennellii chromosome 7, SPENNV200, the following are encoded in one genomic region:
- the LOC107025079 gene encoding uncharacterized protein K02A2.6-like, whose protein sequence is MDVIGPIEPAASNGHKFILVAIDYFTKWVEAASYKSVTKKVVADFVRNNLICRFGVPESIITDNGANLNSHLMKEICEQFKIIHRKSTAYRHQMNGAVKAANKNIKKILRKMIDKHRGWHDMLPYALLGYRTTIRTSTGATPYLLVYGTVAVIHIEVEIPSLRIIQEAELSNAE, encoded by the coding sequence atggatgtcatcggtcctATAGAGCCGGCCGCTTCCAATGGGCATAAATTCATTTTGGTcgccattgattatttcaccaagtgggtggagGCAGCCTCttacaagtcggtaaccaagaaagtggtGGCCGATTTTGTccgcaacaatctgatatgcagaTTTGGAGTtccagaatccatcattactgataacggtgcaaatctcaacagtcatCTGATGAAAGAGATATGTgaacaatttaaaattattcatcGAAAGTCAACTGCTTATCGCCACCAAATGAACGGAGCTGTAAAGGCCGccaacaaaaatatcaaaaagatcttgaggaaaatgattgacaaacATCGAGGTTGGCATGATATGTTGCCATATGCTTTACTAGGTTATCGAACGACGATCAGAACATCAACTGGGGCTACTCCATACTTGCTAGTGTATGGAACAGTGGCAGTCATACATATTGAAGTCGAGATACCATCATTAAggatcatccaagaagctgaaTTGAGTAACGCTGAGTAG